A single genomic interval of Leptospira montravelensis harbors:
- a CDS encoding TetR/AcrR family transcriptional regulator has protein sequence MNIKLNPRKIPQQKRSKERYQKIIDTTIELLGEVGYDDLTTDLIADRSGIPVGSIYQFFPNKESIVYSHAESCYIILHDFFFKLVDEELKKRKKFTPEFIDFTLHSFQRTLNEVKGYRLINSILYTNQALLKLDIESNERFAKSLAEKVILSLFPKVDKKRAYYSSLMIVETVDSVVKIAQRKGKPAEKKAILSELQNLLFVYFSSFL, from the coding sequence ATTAAATCCAAGGAAAATTCCCCAACAAAAACGTTCCAAGGAAAGATATCAAAAAATCATAGATACAACCATAGAATTGTTAGGTGAGGTTGGGTATGACGATTTAACAACGGATTTGATTGCAGATAGAAGTGGAATCCCTGTAGGATCCATTTATCAGTTTTTTCCAAATAAAGAATCCATTGTTTATTCCCACGCGGAATCATGTTATATAATTCTACATGACTTTTTTTTCAAACTTGTGGATGAAGAACTAAAAAAAAGAAAAAAATTTACACCTGAGTTTATTGATTTTACCTTACATTCCTTCCAACGGACGTTAAACGAGGTAAAAGGGTATCGTCTGATTAATTCGATTCTTTATACAAACCAAGCTCTGTTAAAGTTAGACATCGAAAGTAATGAACGTTTTGCAAAGTCGTTAGCAGAAAAAGTAATTCTTAGTTTGTTTCCCAAAGTAGATAAAAAACGAGCCTATTATAGTTCTTTAATGATCGTGGAAACTGTAGATTCCGTTGTCAAAATTGCCCAAAGAAAGGGGAAACCGGCCGAAAAAAAGGCAATCCTTTCAGAACTACAAAATCTCTTATTTGTATATTTTTCCTCCTTCCTTTGA